The Macrobrachium nipponense isolate FS-2020 chromosome 1, ASM1510439v2, whole genome shotgun sequence genome includes a window with the following:
- the LOC135220366 gene encoding golgin subfamily A member 6-like protein 25: protein MFQLYSSLLVVLGVVAGDLTAWTINDLFDFLCYQGVDDSLRVHDTLGAAVDSFEPEIVDSFEPKIVAEPNSLMTPAFAFAIFGLALLAGLAFAVCWKFGNYGRKVHDLDEDLETDDFKPDYNLQTDYLEEDDSEDELEQEDSEDDVEEDNSEDDLEQEDSEDYLELEDSEDDLEEDNSEDDLEQEDSEDYLELEDSEDDLEVDIDEVSRLENRLELEDMEYSDNDLKMDKCESSRLEDLLEQEEPEEMIKCEDTEDELESEMTEVSRPEESLELDELTGTEDGPETVENPNSLMTPAFAFAIPVLALLAGLAFAVCWNDNSHGNHLQELEDHLESERAEESRLEETLELDLEKQRLTEELEESRVAADEMERLWKEAKEEIAWLKNQMAEKDLLLRKNADHEAVMKSEIAKLRHQNEEVMAEHQHLEDDLKRAVYEGERMEKLNNDLMEELEFLEKKCEEERIIASLIRGELKLKEEENRLKAEIIEAELQVMKNWVSELGGQNARLAEELEEVEMELTSVKKELGNEKRKTQILTEEVQVMRKWVTELGGENSRLQEEADENCLEITSLKKSLVKEKEQNSFLQDALHYRREIESLFEAEQKRRKEMENSLRVLKEELDNRDLQIERFLNEERKLISEKEDLEEKLDIALNHGNELNSLLEEADEKGKKIANELEEEVQKRETQIRHLLGQGERLQEELQQLGKECERLTEKCRIQEEHEERQEQRFRECLRRQDEALRQQDKYLLMTLLHGTAQRNFHLQHITQDGNEVVDETREMEKEDEGQEEDLSDLLQMRKETQHRNYCEAQRERTNYGRQWEVLTQTLKDLVHGDEKMAEATNGGPNKHCGVYSEPPDKKEKS, encoded by the coding sequence ATGTTTCAGCTATACAGCAGTTTACTTGTGGTACTAGGAGTTGTGGCAGGCGACTTGACCGCTTGGACTATTAATGATTTGTTTGATTTCCTCTGTTATCAAGGAGTCGACGACAGTTTACGAGTACATGATACTCTTGGTGCTGCTGTCGACTCTTTTGAACCGGAAATCGTTGACTCTTTTGAACCGAAAATTGTTGCAGAACCTAACAGCTTGATGACGCCAGCCTTTGCCTTTGCCATCTTTGGATTGGCCTTGTTGGCAGGCTTGGCTTTTGCTGTTTGCTGGAAATTCGGAAATTATGGACGCAAAGTTCATgatttggatgaagatctggaaACTGATGACTTTAAACCGGACTACAATCTACAGACGGACTACCTGGAAGAAGACGACAGCGAAGATGAACTGGAACAAGAAGACAGCGAGGACGACGTGGAAGAAGACAACAGCGAGGATGACCTGGAACAAGAAGACAGCGAAGACTACCTGGAATTAGAAGACAGTGAGGACGACCTGGAAGAAGACAACAGCGAGGATGACCTGGAACAAGAAGACAGCGAAGACTACCTGGAATTAGAAGACAGTGAGGACGACCTGGAAGTAGATATAGATGAAGTGTCTAGGCTAGAAAATCGTCTAGAACTTGAAGACATGGAATATAGTGACAATGACCTGAAAATGGATAAGTGCGAATCATCTAGACTGGAAGATCTTTTAGAACAGGAAGAACCGGAAGAAATGATAAAATGTGAAGATACTGAAGATGAACTGGAAAGCGAAATGACCGAAGTATCTCGGCCAGAGGAGAGCTTAGAACTGGATGAACTGACAGGTACTGAAGATGGTCCAGAAACTGTTGAAAACCCGAACAGCTTGATGACGCCAGCCTTTGCCTTTGCCATTCCCGTTTTGGCCTTGTTGGCAGGCTTGGCCTTTGCTGTGTGCTGGAATGACAACAGTCATGGAAACCATCTTCAGGAACTGGAAGACCATCTGGAAAGCGAAAGGGCCGAAGAATCTAGGCTGGAAGAGACCTTAGAACTGGATCTAGAAAAGCAGAGATTGACAGAAGAACTGGAAGAGAGTCGGGTTGCTGCAGATGAAATGGAACGTCTATGGAAGGAGGCGAAGGAGGAGATTGCTTGGCTCAAGAATCAAATGGCAGAAAAGGACCTCTTGCTAAGAAAGAATGCTGACCATGAAGCAGTTATGAAGAGTGAAATTGCAAAGTTGCGTCATCAAAATGAAGAAGTCATGGCTGAACACCAGCACTTGGAAGATGACCTAAAACGGGCTGTATACGAAGGAGAGAGGATGGAGAAATTAAATAACGATCTTATGGAGGAATTAGAGTTTCTGGAGAAGAAATGCGAGGAGGAAAGGATAATAGCAAGTCTCATCCGAGGAGAACTAAAGctgaaggaagaggaaaataGACTCAAAGCTGAGATCATCGAAGCAGAACTACAAGTGATGAAGAACTGGGTCTCAGAATTAGGAGGACAGAATGCGAGATTGGCTGAGGAGTTAGAAGAAGTAGAAATGGAATTGACTTCAGTGAAGAAGGAGCTAGGAAATGAGAAGAGGAAGACCCAAATTTTGACTGAAGAAGTCCAGGTCATGAGGAAGTGGGTCACAGAGTTAGGAGGGGAGAATTCCAGGCTCCAGGAAGAGGCAGACGAAAACTGCCTGGAAATAACTTCACTGAAGAAATCATTAGTGAAGGAGAAAGAGCAAAACAGCTTTTTACAGGATGCTCTCCATTATAGGAGGGAGATTGAAAGCTTGTTTGAGGCAGAacagaagagaaggaaggagatgGAGAATTCCCTCAGAGTCTTAAAAGAAGAGCTCGACAACAGGGACCTCCAAATAGAAAGATTCTtaaatgaggaaagaaaattaatatctgAAAAAGAGGACCTAGAAGAGAAGCTAGACATCGCTCTTAATCACGGGAATGAACTGAACAGCTTGCTGGAGGAAGCAGATGAGAAGGGCAAAAAAATTGCTAATGAATTAGAGGAAGAGGTCCAGAAAAGGGAGACCCAAATACGCCATTTGTTAGGCCAAGGAGAAAGACTCCAGGAAGAACTGCAGCAACTTGGAAAAGAATGTGAAAGGTTGACAGAAAAGTGCAGGATACAGGAGGAACATGAGGAGAGGCAAGAACAACGTTTCAGAGAGTGTCTAAGGAGACAAGATGAGGCTTTGAGGCAACAGGATAAATACCTGTTGATGACACTTCTCCATGGGACAGCTCAGAGGAATTTCCACCTGCAACACATTACACAGGATGGAAATGAAGTTGTGGACGAAACCAGGGAAATGGAGAAGGAAGATGAAGGACAAGAAGAGGACCTGTCTGACCTCTTGCAAATGAGGAAGGAGACCCAGCACAGGAACTACTGTGAAGCCCAACGTGAGAGGACCAACTACGGGCGGCAGTGGGAGGTCCTAACGCAGACTTTGAAGGATCTCGTGCATGGAGATGAGAAAATGGCAGAAGCGACGAACGGCGGTCctaataagcactgtggagtttacAGTGAGCCTCCAGATAAAAAAGAGAAGAGTTGA